The following coding sequences are from one Sesamum indicum cultivar Zhongzhi No. 13 linkage group LG11, S_indicum_v1.0, whole genome shotgun sequence window:
- the LOC105173414 gene encoding LOW QUALITY PROTEIN: SNF2 domain-containing protein CLASSY 1-like (The sequence of the model RefSeq protein was modified relative to this genomic sequence to represent the inferred CDS: deleted 1 base in 1 codon) gives MKRRSVHQIDHPFDPHPFEAFWGGSWQPVERLKIGNGAISTLIVENGVVVEEDIPMSHLRIRSRKAMSFDCTSFLRPGVDVCVLTTSQNSENTHDKRNAAPVWIDAKLRSIERKPHDVACDCNFYVSFYLEQGPDLILANKKLSKETSMIKIDQIYVLQRLELKPCDSEYYRWSCSEDCSSVQKFKLFTGKFCADLTWFIVTSVLRKAAFDIRAMRNHIVYEVSEYNPDVAPADPCNHTYTVNFKVENEVSTPFIVQFAPDALQEGPEGREVGFLSSFDPMELRRSKRRNVQPERYLGCDNLPDYEIEVTRLGESKTYKLEYDEISSESDEYDEMPLALSVQADNQYQQYGGAEDWIRSYRKNNSRYNLESGVLKRKSHKKSSSSKPKKKSGAMDKGSQGNELAIVPANTSVENSSDFFDKKFRSVNIPDDYSEDIGDMVSKYFYMNASPSSSKKKTFDFDFMEVESGSRQRQKGTRRKYHRTSSLSASLKRDCVYIRESIYDVRSFRKGSVSAQLCRELIRRCMNNIDATLKNEPIQPPVVDQWKEFQSTTSSNRREQDEKPTVNNEEEISEIDILWKEMELALASWYLFDDNEDSHAQPTVEVPKPREILENKCEHDFRLNEQVGTVCRLCGFVETEIKDMLPPFTASAHSILNKEQRTEDEPELKKSEDGELDVPDLKDKLRSHQKRAFEFLWRNIAGSLIPSRMEKKKKRRGGCVISHSPGAGKTLLIIAFLVSYLKLFPGSRPLVLAPKTTLYTWYKEIIKWKVPIPVYQIHGGQTYKGEVLKQRMKLAPGLPRNQDVMHVLDCLEKMQRWLSHPSILLMGYTSFLTLTREDSHYAHRKYMAQLLKQCPGILILDEGHNPRSTKSRLRKALMKVNTRLRVLLSGTLFQNNFGEYFNTLCLARPVFVNEVLKELDPKYEKRNKERQTQFSLENRGRKLLIDKISKKIDSNKGEERAQALKTLKKLTSKFIDVYEGGTSDKLPGLQCYTLMMKSTSLQQEILLKLQNQRPVYKGFPLELELLITLGAIHPWLIRTTACSSQYFTPEELEGLEQFKFDMKSGSKVRFVMNLIPRCLIRNEKVLIFCHNIAPINLFLQIFERFYGWRKGREVLVLQGDIELFERGRVMDKFEEPGGPSKVMLASITACAEGISLTAASRVILLDSEWNPSKSKQAIARAFRPGQNKVVYVYQLLATGTLEEEKHSRTTWKEWVSDMIFSDEHVEDPSHWQAPKIEDELLREIVEEDRAALFHRIMKNEKASNVIRGKGMLKNMRDK, from the exons ATGAAGAGGCGGTCTGTACATCAAATCGACCACCCATTTGATCCTCATC CGTTTGAGGCTTTCTGGGGTGGCTCATGGCAACCCGTGGAGCGCTTAAAAATTGGTAATGGAGCTATCTCGACGCTTATAGTTGAGAACGGAGTGGTCGTTGAGGAGGACATTCCCATGTCACACCTTCGTATAAGGTCTAGGAAAGCAATGTCGTTTGACTGCACATCCTTTCTAAGGCCAGGAGTTGATGTGTGTGTGCTCACGACATCTCAGAACTCTGAAAATACACATGATAAGAGAAATGCTGCGCCC GTCTGGATTGATGCGAAACTGCGATCTATAGAGAGGAAACCTCACGACGTTGCATGTGACTGCAACTTCTATGTCAGTTTCTACCTTGAGCAAGGCCCTGATCTTATTTTGGCAAACAAAAAACTTAGTAAAGAGACGAGCATGATAAAAATCGACCAAATTTATGTTCTTCAAAGGCTTGAACTGAAACCATGTGACTCCGAATATTACCGTTGGAGCTGCTCTGAGGACTGTTCTTCAGTGCAAAAGTTTAAATTGTTTACGGGAAAATTCTGTGCTGACCTCACATGGTTCATCGTTACATCAGTTCTGAGGAAAGCTGCATTTGATATAAGGGCGATGCGGAACCATATCGTTTACGAGGTTTCAGAATATAACCCTGACGTAGCTCCAGCAGATCCCTGCAATCATACTTATACTGTGAATTTCAAGGTGGAAAATGAAGTTTCCACCCCCTTCATTGTACAATTTGCTCCAGATGCCCTTCAGGAAGGGCCTGAGGGACGTGAAGTTGGATTCTTGTCATCATTTGATCCCATGGAGTTGCGTAGATCAAAACGCCGGAATGTACAACCCGAACGTTATTTAGGTTGTGATAATCTTCCGGATTATGAGATTGAGGTTACTCGATTAGGAGAAAGCAAGACATATAAATTGGAGTACGATGAAATTTCTTCGGAAAGTGATGAGTATGATGAGATGCCATTGGCACTTTCAGTTCAGGCTGATAACCAATATCAGCAATATGGTGGTGCTGAAGACTGGATTAGGTcttacagaaaaaataattctagaTACAATTTGGAATCAGGTGTGCTGAAACGTAAAAGCCACAAGAAATCGAGTTCAtctaaacccaaaaaaaagtcAGGTGCTATGGATAAAGGATCTCagggaaatgaacttgctaTTGTTCCTGCAAATACTTCTGTTGAGAATAGCTCGGATTTCTTCGATAAGAAGTTTCGGAGTGTTAACATTCCTGATGATTATTCAGAAGATATCGGAGACATGGTTTCCAAATATTTCTACATGAACGCTTCCCCATCCTCgagtaaaaagaaaacatttgaTTTTGACTTCATGGAGGTGGAAAGTGGAAGTAGACAGCGCCAGAAAGGCACCAGACGGAAATACCACAGGACAAGTAGCCTCTCTGCTAGTTTAAAGCGGGACTGTGTTTATATAAGAGAAAGCATCTATGATGTGAGAAGCTTTAGGAAGGGCTCTGTAAGTGCACAGTTATGTCGGGAATTGATTAGAAGATGCATGAACAACATAGATGCCACTCTTAAAAATGAACCTATACAACCACCTGTGGTTGATCAGTGGAAAGAGTTCCAGTCGACGACATCCTCAAATAGAAGGGAACAGGATGAGAAACCCACAGTGAacaatgaagaagaaatatctgaaattgatatattatggAAGGAAATGGAGCTAGCTCTTGCATCATGGTATCTCTTTGATGATAACGag GATTCTCATGCTCAGCCTACTGTTGAAGTGCCAAAGCCACGTGAAATTCTGGAGAATAAGTGTGAACATGATTTCCGACTCAATGAACAAGTTGGAACTGTTTGCCGATTATGTGGATTTGTGGAGACTGAAATAAAGGATATGCTCCCACCATTT ACTGCATCTGCCCACTCTATTCTGAATAAAGAGCAAAGAACGGAAGATGAACCAGAGCTCAAGAAAAGTGAAGATGGAGAACTAGATG TACCTGATCTCAAAGACAAATTACGGAGCCATCAAAAGAGAGCTTTTGAGTTTTTGTGGCGAAACATTGCTGGTTCTTTGATACCTTCCCGaatggagaaaaagaaaaagaggagagGTGGTTGCGTCATTTCCCACTCCCCCGGAGCTGGGAAGACTTTGCTCATCATTGCATTTCTTGTGAGCTACCTGAAATTGTTTCCAGGATCGAGGCCACTAGTTCTTGCTCCAAAAACAACACTTTATACTTGGTACAAAGAGATAATAAAGTGGAAAGTGCCTATTCCAGTTTATCAGATCCACGGTGGTCAAACATATAAAGGTGAAGTTTTAAAGCAGAGAATGAAGTTAGCTCCAGGTCTTCCACGCAATCAAGATGTTATGCACGTTCTCGACTGCCTGGAAAAGATGCAGAGGTGGCTGTCGCATCCTAGCATCCTGCTCATGGGGTACACGTCTTTCCTAACTTTAACACGGGAAGATTCACATTACGCTCACAGGAAATATATGGCGCAATTACTAAAGCAGTGTCCGGGAATTTTGATACTCGATGAAGGGCACAACCCTCGGAGTACAAAATCAAGACTGAGAAAAGCTTTGATGAAGGTTAACACAAGGCTTAGAGTTTTGCTTTCTGGAACATTGTTTCAGAACAATTTTGGTGAGTATTTCAACACCCTTTGCCTAGCAAGGCCGGTATTTGTCAATGAGGTCTTGAAGGAGTTGGATCCCAAGTATGAGAAGAGAAACAAAGAGAGGCAAACACAGTTCTCATTGGAAAATCGGGGAAGAAAGCTTTTGATTGATAAGATCTCAAAAAAGATTGACTCAAATAAGGGAGAAGAAAGAGCACAAGCTCTGAAAACACTGAAGAAGTTGACGAGTAAGTTCATAGACGTGTATGAGGGGGGAACATCCGACAAACTTCCTGGTTTACAGTGTTATACATTAATGATGAAGTCAACCAGTCTTCAGCaagaaattcttttaaaactTCAGAATCAAAGGCCTGTCTACAAGGGATTTCCACTGGAGTTGGAGTTATTAATCACGCTTGGGGCAATCCATCCTTGGTTGATTAGAACAACGGCATGCTCTAGTCAGTACTTTACTCCAGAAGAACTAGAAGGCCTCGAGCAATTCAAGTTTGATATGAAGTCAGGTTCAAAAGTCAGATTCGTGATGAACCTCATACCACGATGTCTGATCAGAAACGAAAAGGTGTTGATATTTTGCCACAATATTGCTCCAATCAATCTGTTCCTACAGATATTTGAGAGGTTCTACGGGTGGCGTAAGGGTCGAGAAGTCCTTGTGCTTCAAGGAGATATCGAACTCTTTGAAAGAGGACGAGTGATGGACAAATTTGAGGAGCCAGGCGGACCATCGAAAGTCATGCTGGCCTCAATTACAGCTTGTGCTGAAGGTATCAGCTTGACTGCTGCTTCACGTGTGATTTTGCTTGACTCAGAGTGGAATCCTTCTAAGAGCAAGCAAGCCATAGCACGTGCATTTCGGCCCGGTCAGAACAAAGTTGTTTATGTTTATCAGCTCTTGGCCACCGGCACtctggaagaagaaaaacacaGCAGAACTACTTGGAAGGAGTGGGTTTCGGATATGATATTCAGCGATGAACACGTTGAGGACCCTTCTCATTGGCAAGCACCAAAAATCGAAGATGAGCTGCTGAGGGAGATTGTTGAAGAAGATCGAGCTGCGCTTTTCCATCGGATCATGAAGAATGAGAAAGCTTCTAATGTGATTAGAGGAAAAGGCATGCTGAAGAATATGAGAGATAAGTGA